The following is a genomic window from Pseudomonas purpurea.
TGATAGAAACCCGGCAACTCTTCGACATGCTCCGGGTGCTCGGCCATGTAGTCAGCCAAGGCGTATTGCAGCGGCGTCACACCGCAAAAACTGACGTACTGATGCACCTTGCGCAATTCGGCACTGAGGGCCGGCGGCGCGACCACATAACCGGTTTTCCAGCCCGTGACGTGGTACGTCTTGCCGAACGAACTGACCACGAAGGCGCGTTGATACAGTTCTTCATGGGCCAGCACGCTGACATGTGGCACGCCGTCGAACACCAGGTGTTCATACACCTCGTCGCTGATCAGGTAGAGGTCGCGGTCACGAATCAGCGTCGCCAACTGGTCCAGATCAGCGCGGGAAATCAGCGCCCCGCTCGGGTTGTGCGGCGTGTTGAGGATGATCATCCGCGTGCGCGGCGTCAGTGCGTCAGCGAGTTTCTGGAAGTCGATGGCGAAGTCGTTCAGGCCCAGTTGCACATGCACACATCGACCGCCCGCCAACTGCACGGCGGGCTCATAACTGTCGTAGGCCGGGTCGAAAACAATCACTTCATCGCCGCTGTGAATCACGGCGGCAATGGCGCAGAAAATCGCCTGGGTCGCGCCAGGGGTGATGGTCACCTCGCTGTCGGCATCGACGTGGGCGCCGTAGCTGCGGGCGATTTTTGCCGCGACTTGCTGGCGCAGCGCCGGCAACCCGGTCATGGGTGAATACTGGTTATGGCCATTGGCAATGTGCCGACCGACCGCATCGCGCAGGGCTTGCGGGCCATCGAAATCAGGGAACCCTTGAGACAGGTTCAGCGCACCACTCGAAGCCGCGAGCTGAGACATTTGGGTGAAGATAGTGATGCCGACATTCGGCAGCTTGCTGGTGATCATCGGTGGTTCCCTACTGAACACCCGGCTCTACGGCGGCGCGGGAGATCCCGAGGATAGCTTAAACGCCAGACACGAAAAAGGGCGCCATAGGCGCCCTTCTTCTAATACAGCTACCACATCACCTGTGGCGAGGGAGCTTGCTCCCGCTGGGCCGCGAAGCGACCCCAAAACCTGAAACCAAGGTTATTCAGGTAGAACGCCTCTGCTGATTTTGCAGCTGCTTTGCAGCCGAGCGGGAGCAAGCTCCCTCGCCACAGAAGCCCATCCCGACGGGACGAGCCGGCGCACCAATCAGCGCTTGTCGCGGCGCTTCTTGTCGGCTTTCTTGTGGTGCGACATCAAGCGGCGCTTCTTGTTGACCTGACGGTCGGTGAGCGTGTTCTTGTTGGCTTCGTACGGGTTCTCGCCACCTTTGAACTCGATGCGGATCGGCGTACCGACCAGCTTCAGCACACGGCGGTAAGTGTTTTCCAGATAACGCACATAGGACTTCGGAACGCGCTCGACCTGGTTACCGTGGATCACGATCAGCGGCGGGTTCGCACCACCCAAGTGAGCGTAACGCAGCTTGATCCGGCGGTTGTTGACCATCGGCGGTGCGTGCTCGCCAACGGCGTCTTCCAGGATCTGGGTCAGACGGTTGGTCGGCCAACGAGTGATCGCCGAC
Proteins encoded in this region:
- a CDS encoding pyridoxal phosphate-dependent aminotransferase, producing the protein MITSKLPNVGITIFTQMSQLAASSGALNLSQGFPDFDGPQALRDAVGRHIANGHNQYSPMTGLPALRQQVAAKIARSYGAHVDADSEVTITPGATQAIFCAIAAVIHSGDEVIVFDPAYDSYEPAVQLAGGRCVHVQLGLNDFAIDFQKLADALTPRTRMIILNTPHNPSGALISRADLDQLATLIRDRDLYLISDEVYEHLVFDGVPHVSVLAHEELYQRAFVVSSFGKTYHVTGWKTGYVVAPPALSAELRKVHQYVSFCGVTPLQYALADYMAEHPEHVEELPGFYQAKRDLFCDLLVSSRFSFTKVAGTYFQLVDYSQIRPDLNDVDMAIWMTREHGVASIPISVFYQEPPAGQRLVRLCFAKREETLRQAAEKLCVI